The DNA sequence GATTGAGTGCCAGATGAAGAGCAAAGTTTCTAAGGTGTTCATAAGCACCCAAACTTCAATAAATTTATGGCAGGTAGACATCAACCATCACCAGACGTCAGGTCGCAGCTCACCAGTTGATGGAGGCACCCACTTTCCGGAGTTGTACACACTCTCTCCTACCTTCCATCCAGGAACATCTTTCATGATCCTGGCCTCCTCTTCCAGATATTTATTCCATTCTTTGACAAACCTACAAGAAGGGATAGTGTACTCCCAATTTAGCATCAATAGGAAAGAAAAACTAGCATAAGGCAACTTAAAAAGCTTATCTACCTTTCATCTTCTTCAGCTTGTAGCATTGGCAGTATGGCTCTGCGGGCGGCATATTTCTCTTCCTTAAGTGCACTAGTTCAAATCATGGGAGCATACTTAGAAACAATATATGAGTCTCAATGCACTGAATCAGGAAGaacttttcataaaaaaattaaagttgTATAAAATAAACAGAAAACAAACAGAATTCCATGGTTCATAAAAGAATGTGATAAGTAGGAGAAAGACTGGTTACCTAAATATGAAAAAACACAGTATTTTACTGTTCACATCATTAGATGATGGAAACCAGAAAGATTAGAAAAACACATTAGATGCTGATGCTGGGTGGAGGTTTACTCAGGGAAAGCACTCTATGAATCCAACTGAAGTAGACAAATTCAGACTAATACAAGTGAGAATCCAGACACTAAACTGTTAGTAATACTTGagttgaatataggaggatgtcCAGGATGTGACCACTACAGTTCAGAAGCTTTTGTCACATGGACTTGCATAGTCCGTCTCCACTAAAATGAGAGTGAAGGTTAGAAGACATGATTGAAGACTACTTTTCATTGAATGAGGTCCTCCTGAAGCCTATATGCAAAGATATTGAGATCTCACACAACAGGAAGCAGTCGAGGTACTCAATCAACAAGACATGCACTCCAACAGTTCtttcaaatagaaaaaaaaaattcattcaacTATTTATGGAAATAATGGAATGTCATCCTTTTAAAATAAGTGATAGTCAAGTTTAGCAGTTATATTCTGTTGTAACCACAGCTAGAAATCCCAGCCACATGTATTCCCCTTGCGACTTCTTTCTTGTTAGAAGGAATGGACTATTTGATAGATGGTTTTGTTTTTGGATCATATACATATTAGAGATGTATTAAAGTATAAAAAAAGGATATGGGTCTCAGCTTCACTTCAGCCCCATATCAAGTGCATGTAAAGGTACAGTTTcaactaaaaatataatattttaatgttAGGGTTATTTGATTGGACGACAATATTCTAATACAAAGATTGCAACGGATGCATGTGAAAAGTATAGTTGCAAGATGCCCCATTAATTAGCTCCTATAAGACACACTAGCTATACTTAAAATTACAACTTCAATACAAAAATTATCCTGAGTAGCTACAATTTGAAATAAAATTTCTTAGGTCCAAACTATAAGGTTCTGAATTTCAACTTCGTTAGTCAAAAGGAGAGTGAAATGTGTTGGCCTCAGGTGCCGAGTGGTAAGCACCTCATGCTAGACAAAACAATGCGTGTCTTTTTCTACTTAAATGCAGACtataaaatgaaaaataatatcACATCTTTTGTTGTCCCACTGACAAGCAATTTTTCTGATTAAAGGCATTAATTATTTGATACAATATCAAGGTAAACATAATCCAAGCTTTAAAGCTCCATGTCAGCATAGATCATGGAGTATACAAGTCACTAGTTCTGTAGCATGACTAGAGATGTATATTGATATCGCATGATTCAAATACATTTCTATCTCAAGAAAAATGAAAAcacaaatataatatttaaaatatttcaaacatATAACTATTTTCTATGACAAAACTTCACATTTCTTCATAATGTTGGAATATGTAGTTGCATACCACACTATATAATTAGAAACCAACTAGAATCTCAAACCTATTAACCATAAAAGAAGCTATGTTTAGCAAAACAGTAATCATCATTTCAGATTCATAATCATAATCTAATGCTTAGCATGAACAACCAAACAATCCATCTAACAGTATATATCCATCTTAATTAAATGAAAAACATCAGCATTCAAGAAAAGAAGACATCAATATTCATCTAATAAACTATTACAAGTTTACGTGCTTCAGAAGCCTCTAGTTGAGGTTTTTTTATTCATTTGAATCCTTGAGTGCTTGACTTGTCGCAGAAGTCTGAATTTCAAAGTTCTTAAGAAACACAAATAAGTTAATTTGGTCTCCATCATACTGTATCAAGTCCCTCATGGTGACAGATTCATTCTTATTTTTCCATGTTATGGGCCATTTGAAATTTATTTATTAGGCCATAGCCTGATCATTAATATGTCCAAGCTGAACCAATCAGGATCAAGTTGACTTAACTCACTAAAGCTTAAGGAGATTTGAGTTTAGGTTTTGTGTGGTATCTCCCTTTCCGATCCCTTTCTCATATTTTGCTAGACTCTTGAAACTCAATGACGTCACACCAACTCCCTCAATGTCAACTATCACATTATCAGCCTCCACAAGTGTATAATAGGTTTTAACCATATTTGAGGAACCAAAATGAGACCATAAAAAATAGAAGCATAAAGAATCATGCAAAAAGGGAAACATTACAGGTGCATACTTGTATCATGTGTTTTTAGTTACAAAGCAAATTGAATCCAATGTTTCTCATCGCATAATGTTCTAGACACATGCTTGAAATGATATGCAAATGTTTTGAAGTATTACCTGTGCGTGGTCATATTGTTCTAGCAGGGGCACATATCATTGTACCGAAAAGGTGGTCACTGTTACCAATTCTGCTAGTTCCTAATCATGTCCAACAAACCAAATGGTTACAACTTCTACATTATTCATTCAAACTTATCCACTTTTTTCTTTGCATTTTCACTTGATGATCCAGAGACTATGTTTTCTAACCATATCAAATGCCATGTTTCTTTTGTATTGATGTATTCTTTTCTTAATTCTTATCTTTCCACTATGCGAATTGTTGCttggaaaaaaaaatgaattgttTGTTGCTTTTGCTCAAGGTTTGTGGTGAACGCTTAAGCAATACAAGGATTCAATGTTCTCAGGTGCAAGGACTTAATAAACAAAAACTCGTGTTGCAACCAAAGGCATAAGACACTAAAGAAAGTGTATCTTTATTTATTtgtcaatatctttttttttttaacaattgaTGGTTTAGTTACATACCTATTCTTGTTTCTTAGATTAAACCATCTAAGGAGAATGAACAGAAATTCAATAGAAAGCATATGTAGGTTTTCATAGCAAATGAGGTTCAGCCATTCAGTGTCCTTTCTCTTCATATTCTcagttttctcttttcttcttgctATTGTTTTACTCTATTGATGCTAACCTTCCTCTTGCCATCATTTATTTATTAACTATATTTCTCCTTTTTCGGTTAGTCTTCTATTTCCTAGTTGTAATGTCTAACCTCCTCATATTTCTTTAAAACACCAATTGTTGTTCATGAACTAGCTTATAATATACATCATGATTTTCGCTTTATAATTACAACTGTCTGTAATGCATTTTCACATGAATTGGATCTTGATTCACCTCACGCTAACAAATGCACTTCAAGAGACTATTTTACCATTGTGCATCATGAGCCTCGAATCACTCCAAGCGATATTAACGCAAACTTGGGATGGTATCCTTTTAAACATATTCTTTAACAGGTTCAAGCATTATTAGTAAACATTAGGCATGAACATCTTGTAGAAGTTTGTTCTGAAGTGACTAATATGCAATAAACATCTCCTCCTCTTCTGTCTACTAATATCTAATTTCTCATATTTACACTATTATTTccctattttttatttattatcaaaagTTGCGTGCCAtatgagaaagagagagggagggaggtcaAAGCACACATCATCAAGAGTACTTAAAGAAACTGTGTCAAGGTAAACATTTGGCAGAATAGGCCAAAGGTAGGCTATCATGAACTTAAAGTTTCCATTGCCagcataggcttctttcaaaccaCTACAACCATCATCATTGCTTTTGACAGCAAAGATGCTATGAAATATCTTCCCCTCCTTCCTATGCTAACATCTAAATTTCCTCtgttttttcttaatcaaaacccatccacaaagagagagagagagagagagagatcatagcGCATAACCACCAAGGTATTCTAACTAAACTATCCAACCATAAAAAGAAAGCAAATTAAGATATTATAAAGAAGCATGGATATGTGTGCTTATTAAGAATGTGTCAAGGGAAACTCCAGTCAAATCACCCAGCAATTGGCTACCATTTGAGGAACATAACATCTACCATGTCATCATAGAGGTCTTCCAAACCACTATATCCATCAATTCTGCTCTTCACACAAGCATCATGCATCAATCTTGGTCCTTGTTTTCCCAACATATAAGACAGGATCATAAGAAAGTAAACAGTAACAATAGAAAGTAAACAGTAAtacttcatcaagaattttggaaGTATTACTGCTCCACTATATGCATTATGTACCAACATAATTGATGGTAGGCCCAGTTAAAGCTAAAGTCTTTTGAAAGCACTATGACTTTAATGAAGAATCAACCTTTGTGATAAAGCTAGCTTACACACATCACACAAATAACAAGAGTAGAGCTTACTATATTTCCCTTCATTTGGTCCCTTAAAGAAGTCAAAGACCTCAGTTTGTTCACAATATAATCTAAATGGAACCTGACAGAATATGAAACTTTCTCTGGGGAATTGCCTAACCATGATGATCCTTACTGACTTTAAGATCTTAATGGTATAAAAAATCAAGAACTTAATATATGTATGAGACAATAATATGTTCTAGAATattgaaataaaagaagaaatagCTCTAACGAGGAATTAGCAGGATCTATTGGCTGAACTTATTTTTTCCAATTATTGTTAGCATAGTTACTTAGAGGTTGGGTAGGAGATGACACTCATAATCAGATTTGAGACATTGGATGCCAACATAGCAAGATGTTTTTCTGAGAGTGGAATAGGGGAATAGACTGCCATTTAAGATATGACTTCTGTGACTCATTAGCAAAGGACGCATCTCTAGATTCCAGCAATAAGCCTGAGATAAAGTGTGCTATTGGCAGGAGACAGTGTGCTTTGGCTCAAATGAACTAACTTTTAAACATGCATATGTGATTTGATATGCTGACCTTAGGAATGATGGTTTTATTGCGGAAGATCCTCCCTCAAGCcacaaaaaaaaggtaaaaaatttcTATTGGAATCCAATCACAAACTATTTTAGCCTATGGGAAGAGTGTGATTAGCACTAACATTCTTCCTATAACCATATGAACGTACAAATTTGTTTGTCTCATACATATCAAGAGAAGTTGGTGCCTGTTGTACAACGTGTATCCTTGTTTTGATCTTTCATTAGTAGAGCGTTTAGGCTAAACCTAGGACTTTGCATATTTCGAAAGCCTAAAGCCATGTTGCAGAACGCCGCAAGCTCTCTCGCAGAACACTGAAGAGGGCCTCCAGACAACTCTATTCTACGAAACAATAGATTATCCATATAGACGACTAGTAGAAATTAATTAACAATCCACGAATTGGCATTTTTCACATTATACCTCCTCGCGTTGGCATAAAACATCTCGAGTGTAAAGTTCAAATCTCCTCCGTCAATTCCAATCGAAAAAACATCTTACATGCACACATTAAAAATCCATCAAATTAGCTTTAATGATTCTGCTTACACAAAAAACGAGATCGAGAAACCAGTAGTTCATCATAGTCCAAACAGAAAATTTAGATTTTTGAACAAAAATTGAAAATTTCTAATTTATGAAGGGTAATTGGGGGGGGATCAGGAAGCAAGCCATCAACTGACCGGCGGACGCGGTTGCCCTGGCCGACTTGGTACATGCCCCAGGAGAAGGCACCAACAGCAGCGAGAAAGATAGCAACGGCGCTGGGGCCTTTACTAGGGATGCGGCGGGCGTACCTGACGGGCAGAAACCCGCCCGGCGGTGGCCCGTCCTGGAGGACGGGCATCTCCCTTACGCTAGCCATTCCCGGCTTCTTCCGCACCACAGACTCCGTCATCCTCCCTTCCCCGATCACGACAACAGCAATCGCGAAGCACCTCCGATTCCTCCCTGTCCCTCTCCTTCGATCTATTGAATGGATCGATCGATCCAACAGATCGGTTGCAGTGATCCGCGAAGGCGGCGGAGTTGAGAACGAGGAGGGCTTCTATTGTTATTGCGATGGGTTGCGAGCCTCTCCAGTTGTTTTAAGGATCCTACGTTGATCCGACCGTTCAGAGTTGACGGAGCCCACAATTGGCAGGTGGGGCTCCTACCAATGAACGGCTGCTATACGAATCTGGAAGGTTTCATAGATGATGTCGTGGCATCCTTGCGACGCATCCTTAGTGGGACACACCGACATCTGGTGAGCCCCACGCTGGGCTGTGGATTGCGAAAGGCTGAATGACACGTCAGCATCGATAGTAAGCAGTTGGGACCCTTCAACGCAACACAACCGCATAATAGCACGCTTATCAGAATCAGATCCGACTCCACTAAATTTCAACTTGGATAGTTTATATGATCTTCTATAAAATAGGTATCATCCACAGAAATATAGCTAATATCAAGTATAAGTAAAACCAGTCATATCAGATTGATCTCATTGGAACATCCTgcaagttagcacataattgcatAATTAAAAGGATTTATGTTCGAATTCACACATAATTGATAGGGCTTCTATTCTAATTCAAAAGCATTGACAGAGTTTTGTGGTTCACTATAGCAGGAAGGCAACAAACACATAAAACCACATGGATAGCTTGCCATGGGTTTGTAGGATTATGCTGTAGTTCACAATATCAGGCAGGCAACATCTGAAATCACACAATTCCATACACTCTAGTGCCAAATCTAAAACATTTTTGGAACCCTGAGTTAAATATGACTGCAAGAAATCTGTGTTATATATGAAACCTTTTTTATGGCATGAGTATTGTGTTCAACTACAAGATATCCATATCAGAGAGGTGCCATCAACTGATGGGCCTTTTCTTGGGCCTCCAAGACATTAGCATCTCTTAGCATATGAACTACATTGCACTATTGCTTCTTCAATTCATGCCTAGGACTGTTCTTGTGACACCCATAGGACCAGCCAATTTTCAATCAGAAATGAGGATTTGCTTTCAGAAACACTGCTAACTTCCACCTTTGGTTTCTGAAACCCTCATATCATAGAAAATAAATAGCCGTCAGCTGAGTGTTTTGCTGTATGCAATTGTAGGCACCTGCAAAATCTCATGAATTTTCTGTAGAGAGAAAGATTTAAGAGGTTACCTACATATTAGAAACAGAGAGAGCTGATGCACAATTGACAAAGAAGTGGTCAATACATTCCCTACAAGTACATTACTCAATATGCATCAGATACTCAATATGCAGCAAGTTTTGAACGTAATGGTTGCACAAGACAGGCCATAGTCAACTTAGTCACACAGAAAGCTTAGAATTTTCGTAATGTTAATAGATCAACTTCATCATATTTGCTGCAGTCAACAGCTATGAGCTGGGGAGCAAAGAACCTAGTATTTTGGGGATGGCATCTGGGTTGGAAGCAACCCAAACCGTTTCTTCAGAAGCACCCGTTGCCTGGAATACTTGTCATCTGGGGAGAAGCGAGCTACATAACAAAGAAAGAAATGTTAGTGCACTTTGTGAAGGAATACGAATCTTTCACATGCCAAGCAAAACAGGTTCTCCTATGACTAACAGTTTGTTATATATTTTCTACTTTATACGGCATGAAATCAGGTTCTCTTATGACTAACAGTAAAACAAGTCAATCAATGAGCAGATGCTATTGCTGAAACCTTTCAGGCATAAGTAACAAATCTCAAATGATATTGCCGAAACTTCTCATACATAAATAACAAATTACTTATGACGACTTATTATAGCATTTAGATGCTCAGATTAGTTACAAATTTGACAATATACTCAACAGTATGCAGTTTCTTCAGTATGCCATAGTTTTAGCTGACTTCTTTTGTTTAGTTTTAATCTAGCTAATCAATAATGTGTAAGAATAACCAACCAGAAACTAAGCGTTCCTAGCAGACCTACAATCAAAAGTGGACTAATATACTTATCAAAGTGATAAATGCAATGATATGAGCTTTAGATGAAGAATTACTTACCCTTTTAACTAACTTGAGCCAACTACAAATGTAAAGCCTATAACTTAATAGCAGTTATAAAAAAATGCATACATGTTTCTAGCAAAAGATAATCGCATGTTAGGTGCAGCCTAAGTTCCCAAATTATTCAACATAAATaatgaaaaattttgaaaagGAAATAACTACAAAAAATTTATCAATCTCAAGAACATGCTTGACAGGTAGTACAAGCTTGCACATGAAGTGCCAAGTGCCAACAAAAAAATAACTAGAAGTTGTACATGAAATAAATTGTTTAAAGTTTTGTTTCTAGTGGACAGCTGGACAAAAAAAGCATTGGAAATTTGGCAGTTCAAATCTTGGAAATTGCACTTAATAGACAATAAGAAGTATGTCTGTCCAATCCAAATGAAATCACTTCCCCTCTCCTGTTACGTAACTTGTTTTGTTTTGGCCAATCCAACTGAAACCAAGATGATTCCAAGCTTCAAACTTAGTTTTGGCTTCAACTGCCAAAGAAATTATCTTTTCCCAATAATTATCGACAAACCTATTGTAGATTGAAGCTATAATCATTTTTGGTGGCAATCACACTCCAAGCGATCATTTTTAAATTAAGATCCATTGAGCAGATGGACTAGAGAAAGAGAGTTGAGATTCAAATAGCATAAGACCAAGAGGAAAGCTCTGGGTTGACATTAAGTTTGAAGTGTAAGTGATCAGTTCCTCTCAGTAAATACCACTTCACCTAAGAAAGCATCTTCTACAAGGgaaccttttttttatgatgcgaaTGTCCAAAAGAACATTGGTACTTAAAACATTTAATGTAATGTGCCAACTAAGCCCATCAAATTAGCTCATTGTTTGCAAGCATACCAAATCCAAGATTGTGTTTGATTCAAGTTCAGTTCATTTGGAATTATAATCAACCAAGTTTAAACAAGATCCCaataattatttccttaatgagACAAGATCTCAATGGTAAGATTGCTGTTTGCTTGATACAAGCTCAATTTAgaaaatacattaaaaaattagTAAAACATATTTTTCATCACCTGGATTGACAGATGTTGATGTATGAAAATCAGATTTTCTATACTAAAAGGTTGTATAAAGAGCAATTACTAACCCTAATCACCTTGCATTTGTTCTGAAATATTCTCTTTATTTTCTCTGAGAGACCCTCATCCTTGATCTaccattttcacaaatcattttTCATTTCACCATTTTTTTCTGCCCATCTCCCTTTAGACCCTATCTTTGTTCCTCCCTATCCTATAGGTAGGGCCATAATGATAGTTAAGTTCACAAACAACTCAAGTTTAAACTCATGTTCAGCCCAGATTTATTCTGTTCAAGATTATGAAAACCTTCACAAGCACAAGTCAATCAGAAGCAACAATTTGTTTGTTTAGCCCAAACACAAACAACAGCTTTTTCGTTTCTGTCCAGCTCGTTTAAACCAGTTTTAACAAATACAAAAGTATGCATTGGAAGTAAGTCATGCATTACAAAATTAGTAGCATAGAATTCCTCAATTGAGAAATTTGACAACAAAAACAAGCTCTTGTTGCCAAATATTCAACTTGATCTTCCGTCAGCTTCAAAACTATATACTAATTAACAAATTTATAgtgtgcaaaaaaagaaaaacgaaAAACATGAATGctgcaaataaaaaaaaaattgccacCTGGATGAGCGGATTGGGTTGCCATCCCTACCGGCGACTCTTTCTGCAGAAAGAAAACCATAGAACACCATAAAGTTAATGTAGTTGCACATCGTAACGCAAATTGAAGCCCTTAAATAGGACAATCCGAAGTAAGATAAAACAGGAATTCTGTCAAAATCCAGCCACAAGATTACTGTTTGCAATTAAAGAAATCTGAAGTGAAGCAGCTACCTTGGTGGTGTACACCTTGTCCCCATTCTCGTTTATGTAGAACTGCAGATACATCTTCGTCGGCAGGAATCCCTAACCATCGCAACACCTTACAATCATAAGCATGAAGTACGATAGACCGACCATCTCAAAGAAAACGAAATCACCGAAGCAAATCACTCGTTCAAGCCCTTAAAGAACACAAGAGAGAAACAGAAAACTAAAGCAAGCAATTAGATCCATCGTGGACAGCAGCATCAAAGAAGTCTCACCGGGAAGCAGAGAGACGCGCGAGGCTCCGCCGACAGTAGTCTGGGTTTCGTTCTAGTGATATGGAGGGGGACAGACGCGGAGGGTTTTGACGACTCACACATGGAGCATCCGAGCACGTGTCATGCACGTGACAATATAAATTTACCCTTCAAATTTGTGAAAATAGTGTAATATATTATGGATGAATTAAGATGGACAAATATTaactataattaaaaataaatcaaatattatgttttttaatttCAATTTTATTAAGATATACCTATTAATATTTTTAGTAAGTATGCCAAAAAGATTTTAATGTCCAAGTTCAAGTGACTTTCTAATCTATTCATGTTTAATTTAAAGTAATATTAGAAAGGTAAATGTAAATTATATGACATAACACTTTCTACTTTGAGGGAGCTCCAAGCTTAATaactacattttttttttcttatacatAAGAATATATCAAATAGAATCAAATATAATTACAAGCATTACATACTTGGGAAAAAAAATATTGTAGTTAGGAACTTAAACTCGTTTCATTTTAATTTTGTTCACAAGCCTAAAGAAATTTCATCAAATTATAAAATAGTGACTTTAA is a window from the Musa acuminata AAA Group cultivar baxijiao chromosome BXJ2-1, Cavendish_Baxijiao_AAA, whole genome shotgun sequence genome containing:
- the LOC135598320 gene encoding NADH dehydrogenase [ubiquinone] 1 alpha subcomplex subunit 13-B; the encoded protein is MTESVVRKKPGMASVREMPVLQDGPPPGGFLPVRYARRIPSKGPSAVAIFLAAVGAFSWGMYQVGQGNRVRRALKEEKYAARRAILPMLQAEEDERFVKEWNKYLEEEARIMKDVPGWKVGESVYNSGKWVPPSTGELRPDVW
- the LOC103988989 gene encoding H/ACA ribonucleoprotein complex subunit 3-like protein, with translation MYLQFYINENGDKVYTTKKESPVGMATQSAHPARFSPDDKYSRQRVLLKKRFGLLPTQMPSPKY